In Flavobacteriaceae bacterium, the following proteins share a genomic window:
- a CDS encoding tyrosine--tRNA ligase — MTKSFIEELQWRGMIHDVMPGAEEHLAEQMRSAYIGFDPTADSLHIGNLVPIMLLAHYQRCGHKPVALVGGATGMIGDPSGKSSERNLLDEETLRHNQEAIKKQLAHFLDFESDVANAAVLVNNYDWMKNFSFLEFIRDVGKHITVNYMMAKDSVKNRITSETSEGMSFTEFTYQLVQGYDFLHLYKTNNCTIQMGGSDQWGNITTGTELIRRIGSGKGYAITCPLITKSDGSKFGKSEGGNVWLDAKRTSPYKFYQYWLNSRDDDAEKYIKIFTFLDRNTIDALIVEHNKDRGLKKLQKKLAEEITRIVHSDGEFEKAKKASEILFSKTFKGDIETIDETTFLDVFEGVPQAEISKNEIEEGLDMIAALSAKTNFLNSNGEARRALKENSVSVNKIKIKEDYKITSEDLINDKYIILNKGKKNTYIIKMV; from the coding sequence ATGACCAAGAGTTTTATTGAAGAACTACAGTGGAGAGGAATGATACATGATGTTATGCCAGGAGCAGAAGAGCACCTTGCTGAACAAATGCGAAGTGCTTATATTGGTTTTGATCCTACTGCCGATTCATTACATATAGGTAATTTAGTGCCAATTATGCTATTAGCGCATTACCAACGATGTGGGCATAAACCGGTAGCTCTTGTTGGTGGAGCAACTGGGATGATCGGAGATCCTTCTGGAAAATCTAGCGAACGTAATTTGTTAGATGAAGAAACACTTCGCCATAATCAAGAAGCAATAAAGAAGCAATTAGCTCATTTTTTAGATTTTGAAAGTGATGTCGCTAATGCTGCTGTTTTAGTTAATAATTATGATTGGATGAAAAACTTTTCATTCCTAGAATTTATTAGAGATGTAGGCAAACATATTACAGTAAATTATATGATGGCAAAAGATTCTGTGAAAAACAGAATCACATCAGAAACTTCTGAAGGAATGAGTTTTACAGAGTTTACCTATCAATTAGTGCAAGGCTATGATTTTCTTCATTTATATAAAACTAATAATTGTACAATACAGATGGGAGGAAGTGATCAATGGGGAAATATTACTACTGGTACAGAATTAATTAGGCGTATAGGAAGTGGTAAAGGGTATGCAATAACCTGTCCTTTAATTACCAAATCAGATGGTTCTAAATTTGGTAAATCTGAAGGAGGTAACGTATGGTTAGATGCCAAAAGAACATCACCATATAAGTTTTATCAATATTGGTTGAATTCTAGAGATGACGATGCAGAAAAATATATTAAGATATTTACGTTTTTAGATAGAAACACCATAGACGCTTTGATAGTTGAGCATAATAAGGATAGGGGTTTGAAAAAATTACAGAAGAAATTAGCTGAAGAAATTACAAGAATAGTTCATTCTGATGGAGAGTTTGAGAAAGCAAAAAAGGCTTCTGAGATTTTATTTAGTAAAACCTTTAAAGGCGATATTGAAACTATAGATGAGACTACTTTTTTAGATGTGTTTGAAGGCGTACCTCAAGCAGAAATTTCAAAAAACGAAATTGAAGAAGGTTTGGACATGATTGCTGCTTTGTCTGCAAAAACTAATTTTTTAAACTCTAATGGAGAAGCTCGACGTGCATTAAAAGAAAACTCAGTTTCTGTAAATAAAATAAAAATAAAAGAAGATTATAAAATTACTTCTGAAGACTTAATCAACGATAAATACATTATTTTAAACAAAGGGAAGAAGAATACCTACATAATTAAAATGGTATAA
- a CDS encoding YHS domain-containing protein, protein MKTFIAIFILGITTSFAQQIDYNVKKGYVVEGYDVVAYFNNEAVKGDKKFSTTFDGAKYKFSSQENLNAFKADPKKYIPQYGGYCAYAVAVNSKKVDIDPETYEIRDNKLYLFYNSWGNNTLKSWKKEGAKVLQQKADKNWEAIKH, encoded by the coding sequence ATGAAAACTTTTATCGCAATTTTTATTTTAGGAATAACAACTTCTTTCGCTCAACAAATTGATTACAATGTAAAAAAAGGATATGTAGTTGAAGGTTATGATGTTGTAGCTTATTTTAATAACGAAGCTGTTAAAGGAGATAAAAAATTCTCAACAACTTTTGATGGAGCAAAATACAAATTTTCTAGTCAAGAAAATTTAAATGCTTTTAAAGCAGATCCAAAAAAATATATCCCTCAATATGGTGGTTATTGTGCATACGCCGTAGCAGTAAACTCTAAAAAAGTTGATATTGATCCAGAAACTTATGAAATCAGAGATAATAAATTATATTTATTTTATAACTCTTGGGGCAATAACACTTTAAAATCATGGAAAAAAGAAGGCGCGAAAGTTTTACAACAAAAAGCCGACAAAAACTGGGAGGCTATAAAACATTAA
- a CDS encoding NAD-dependent epimerase/dehydratase family protein, with protein sequence MILVTGGTGLVGSHLLYTLTKKEESIRAIYRDEHTLKAVKHVFSYYTNDVDLHFSKIEWTKADITDVPSLVYVFKNITKVYHCAALISFDPKDYINLKSINIEGTANIVNLCISNSIEKLCYVSTIAAIGKSNIESNFITEETHWNPEEDHSVYAITKYGGEMEVWRGSQEGLDVIVINPGIILGSGFWRSGSGNLFKRIYKGVNYYTKGITGYVDVRDVVKSMTLLMESTIKNERYILVSENVSFNEFFSKTAKALNTKPPQKEVSKLLLNFAWRLDWLRSLFKNKRRKVTKQLAESLLSTSYYDNSKIKDAIHLEFIKIDNSILDNSKYFLEDHL encoded by the coding sequence ATGATTTTAGTTACTGGAGGCACTGGATTAGTAGGAAGTCATTTACTTTATACATTGACAAAAAAAGAAGAATCAATTCGGGCGATTTATAGAGATGAGCATACCTTAAAAGCTGTAAAACATGTTTTTTCTTACTATACTAATGACGTTGATTTACATTTTTCTAAAATTGAATGGACAAAAGCAGATATTACAGATGTTCCTTCATTAGTTTATGTATTCAAAAATATTACTAAAGTATATCACTGTGCTGCATTAATTTCTTTTGATCCTAAAGATTATATCAATCTAAAGTCCATAAATATTGAAGGCACTGCTAATATTGTAAATCTATGTATAAGTAATTCGATAGAAAAGTTATGCTATGTGAGTACTATTGCAGCTATAGGGAAGTCAAATATAGAGTCGAATTTTATCACGGAAGAGACACATTGGAATCCTGAAGAAGATCATTCTGTATATGCCATTACAAAGTACGGTGGCGAAATGGAAGTGTGGAGAGGTTCTCAAGAGGGTTTAGATGTAATAGTCATAAATCCTGGTATTATTTTAGGTTCTGGTTTCTGGAGATCAGGCAGTGGCAATTTGTTTAAACGTATTTATAAAGGTGTAAATTATTATACTAAGGGTATAACTGGTTATGTTGATGTACGCGATGTTGTAAAATCCATGACATTACTTATGGAAAGTACAATTAAAAATGAACGCTATATTTTGGTTTCAGAAAATGTTTCTTTTAATGAGTTTTTCTCAAAAACAGCTAAGGCTTTAAATACTAAGCCTCCTCAAAAAGAAGTCTCTAAATTACTTTTAAATTTTGCATGGCGCCTCGATTGGTTACGATCTCTTTTTAAGAATAAACGTCGTAAGGTTACTAAACAATTGGCAGAATCACTCTTAAGTACTTCTTATTATGATAATTCTAAAATTAAAGATGCAATACATTTAGAATTTATCAAAATAGATAATTCGATACTAGATAATTCAAAATATTTTTTAGAAGATCATTTATGA
- a CDS encoding DUF4296 domain-containing protein encodes MRLLFKYILFLILITSCHNNTIEKPKKPKNLISKEKMVDILYDMTIITHAKSTQKRILENKGFQPERYVFEKYNIDSLQFTESNEYYTFNIDDYQQIYIELDIRFKADKKIYQAIVDSIKKAANAGKIDLNTERSKSLNPIKERIETNTEINEEDADADEEDAEADDS; translated from the coding sequence ATGCGATTATTATTTAAATATATACTTTTTTTAATATTAATTACTTCGTGTCACAATAATACTATTGAAAAACCGAAGAAGCCAAAAAATCTTATTTCAAAAGAAAAAATGGTAGACATACTTTATGATATGACTATTATTACTCATGCGAAATCAACTCAAAAGCGAATATTAGAAAATAAAGGGTTTCAACCTGAAAGATATGTTTTTGAAAAATATAATATTGATAGCTTGCAGTTTACTGAAAGTAATGAATATTATACTTTTAATATTGATGATTATCAACAGATTTATATAGAATTAGATATTAGATTTAAAGCAGATAAAAAAATATATCAAGCTATTGTTGATAGTATAAAGAAAGCAGCAAATGCAGGCAAAATTGATTTGAATACTGAAAGGTCGAAATCTTTAAATCCAATAAAAGAAAGAATTGAAACAAATACAGAGATAAATGAAGAAGATGCTGACGCTGATGAAGAAGATGCAGAAGCAGATGATTCATAA
- a CDS encoding DNA-binding response regulator yields the protein MEKKNIKILLVDDEPDILEIVGYNLSSEGYKVITAENGIEGVKKAKKEKPQLIILDVMMPEMDGIEACEQIRKIPELKDVLITFLTARGEDYSQVAGFDAGADDYITKPIKPKVLVSKVKGLLRRFIDKDKGDNKLKIGSLTIDRDEYKILLKGKEIVLPRKEFELLSLLTSKPGKVFKRDEILDKVWGNEVIVGGRTIDVHIRKLREKLGDESFKTVKGVGYKFVV from the coding sequence ATGGAAAAAAAGAACATAAAGATATTATTAGTAGATGATGAGCCAGATATTTTGGAGATAGTTGGTTATAATTTATCTTCTGAAGGTTATAAAGTCATTACTGCAGAAAACGGTATTGAAGGCGTGAAGAAAGCGAAAAAAGAAAAACCTCAGTTAATAATTCTTGATGTAATGATGCCAGAAATGGATGGTATTGAAGCTTGTGAACAAATTCGAAAAATCCCAGAACTTAAAGATGTTTTAATTACTTTTTTAACAGCAAGAGGAGAAGATTATTCTCAAGTCGCAGGATTTGATGCTGGAGCAGACGATTATATAACAAAACCAATAAAACCTAAAGTTTTAGTTAGTAAAGTAAAAGGCTTATTGCGTCGATTTATTGATAAAGATAAAGGAGATAATAAGCTTAAAATAGGAAGTTTAACAATAGACAGAGATGAATATAAAATCTTACTTAAAGGAAAAGAAATTGTACTGCCAAGAAAAGAATTTGAATTATTATCTTTACTAACTTCTAAACCTGGAAAAGTATTTAAAAGAGACGAAATTTTAGATAAGGTTTGGGGCAATGAGGTTATTGTTGGAGGCAGAACAATAGATGTTCACATTAGAAAATTAAGAGAAAAATTAGGTGACGAATCATTTAAAACTGTCAAAGGAGTGGGATATAAGTTTGTAGTTTAA
- a CDS encoding T9SS C-terminal target domain-containing protein — protein sequence MKKTYSLKFFICIFLFLAGINYAQSQNQRLKEKANQQITDLSIYPNPVSTGKIFITTKLNLEKQIEIYDVLAKKVMALTLRGKELLVDDLKPGIYILKIREGDFTATRKLVIK from the coding sequence ATGAAGAAAACCTACTCTTTAAAGTTTTTCATTTGTATATTTTTGTTTCTCGCTGGTATAAATTATGCCCAGTCTCAAAACCAACGCCTCAAAGAAAAAGCTAATCAACAAATTACTGATTTAAGTATTTATCCTAATCCCGTTAGTACTGGAAAGATATTTATTACAACTAAATTAAATCTGGAAAAACAAATTGAGATTTATGATGTATTGGCTAAAAAAGTAATGGCTTTAACTCTTCGCGGTAAAGAATTATTAGTAGACGATCTAAAGCCTGGTATTTATATTTTAAAAATACGAGAAGGAGATTTTACAGCTACGCGTAAATTAGTGATTAAATAA
- a CDS encoding sensor histidine kinase, translating to MYKKIKRSYKFAFKSSLVITIFTTLFLSVFLLISYESYTLIWMYLLIFAAFVFAISFFVIQFRVERFIYRRVKKIYDDLTLLESSSFSKDKITTDMVTLTKEIDKYAKDKKLEIETLKVREQYRKEFLGNVSHELKTPLFTIQGYISTLLDGASDDEKLRKKYLERADKGVERLTYIIKDLDMITKLEIGDLSLNIEPFDIVELIQNVFELLEMKAAKKNINLAFDMDYPFPIMVNADKERIQQVVTNLIVNSIKYGDAYGITEVSIENLIKNKAIVRITDNGEGIGSEHMPRLFERFYRVDKSGSRKEGGSGLGLAIVKHIIEAHDERIYVESELGIGSEFSFTIEKAE from the coding sequence ATGTATAAAAAAATAAAAAGATCTTATAAGTTTGCGTTTAAATCTTCGCTAGTCATTACCATTTTTACAACACTCTTTTTGAGTGTTTTTTTATTGATTTCATATGAGTCATATACGCTAATATGGATGTATTTGTTAATTTTTGCAGCTTTTGTATTTGCAATATCATTTTTTGTAATTCAATTTCGAGTTGAACGTTTTATATATAGGCGAGTAAAGAAAATTTACGACGATTTAACGCTTTTAGAGTCCAGTTCTTTTAGTAAAGACAAAATAACAACGGATATGGTAACACTTACCAAAGAGATTGATAAGTATGCCAAAGACAAAAAATTAGAGATAGAAACTCTTAAAGTGAGAGAACAATACCGGAAAGAGTTTTTAGGCAATGTGTCTCACGAATTAAAAACACCGCTATTTACAATACAAGGCTATATTTCTACATTATTGGATGGTGCAAGTGATGATGAGAAGCTTCGAAAAAAATATTTAGAAAGAGCAGATAAAGGCGTTGAGCGCCTTACTTATATAATCAAAGATTTGGATATGATTACTAAACTCGAAATTGGAGATTTGAGTTTAAATATAGAACCTTTTGATATTGTAGAACTTATTCAGAACGTATTTGAACTTTTAGAAATGAAGGCTGCTAAAAAGAATATTAATTTAGCTTTTGATATGGATTATCCATTTCCTATAATGGTTAATGCTGATAAGGAACGCATACAACAGGTAGTAACAAATCTTATAGTTAATTCTATTAAGTATGGAGATGCATATGGTATAACAGAAGTTAGTATAGAAAACCTTATCAAAAATAAAGCAATTGTACGTATAACAGATAATGGAGAAGGTATAGGAAGTGAGCATATGCCTAGATTGTTTGAACGCTTTTATAGAGTAGATAAAAGTGGATCTAGAAAAGAAGGAGGCTCAGGCTTAGGTTTAGCTATTGTAAAGCATATTATTGAGGCACATGATGAACGTATATATGTAGAAAGCGAGCTGGGTATTGGCAGTGAGTTCTCATTTACTATCGAAAAGGCGGAATAA
- a CDS encoding acyl transferase, with protein MIDTADIFSIKTESDFKTIALSIFKHQFQNNPVYRSYCDLIYKHPSDVKLIQDIPFLPIQFFKSHSILSSKSIPEISFSSSGTTSSTTSKHYITNLDIYKKSFRKGFQHFYGDIEDYVILALLPSYLEREDSSLIYMVDDMISQSNHPKSGFYLNNFEELKTTLISLDNSGVKVLLLGVSFALLDLIESHQFKLKNTTVMETGGMKGRRKELIREELHHQLKMGFKLNHIHSEYGMTELLSQAYSKGNSVFESPPWMRVLTRDTEDALTIQSTGKTGGINIIDLANINSCSFIATQDLGKVYDNKTFEIIGRFDNSDIRGCNLMVL; from the coding sequence ATGATAGATACAGCAGATATATTTAGTATAAAAACTGAAAGTGATTTTAAAACTATTGCTTTATCTATTTTTAAACACCAGTTTCAAAATAATCCAGTTTATCGTTCTTATTGTGATTTAATTTATAAGCATCCTAGTGATGTAAAACTTATTCAAGATATTCCTTTTTTACCAATACAGTTCTTTAAATCGCATTCTATTTTAAGCTCTAAATCTATTCCTGAGATTTCGTTTTCTAGCTCAGGAACTACAAGTAGCACAACTAGCAAACATTATATTACAAACTTAGATATTTATAAAAAAAGTTTTAGAAAAGGGTTTCAACACTTTTATGGAGATATTGAAGATTATGTAATACTCGCTTTATTACCATCTTATTTAGAGCGTGAAGATTCTTCGTTAATTTATATGGTAGATGATATGATATCTCAATCTAATCATCCTAAAAGTGGTTTTTACTTAAATAATTTTGAAGAATTAAAAACCACCTTAATTTCTTTAGACAACTCTGGTGTTAAAGTATTGCTTTTAGGAGTTTCTTTTGCGCTATTAGATTTGATTGAATCACACCAATTCAAACTAAAAAACACAACGGTAATGGAAACTGGAGGAATGAAGGGTCGTAGAAAAGAATTGATTAGAGAAGAACTACATCATCAATTAAAAATGGGGTTTAAACTTAACCATATTCATAGTGAATACGGAATGACTGAATTACTCTCTCAAGCTTATTCAAAAGGCAATAGTGTTTTTGAATCACCGCCTTGGATGCGCGTACTAACAAGAGATACTGAAGATGCTCTCACGATTCAATCAACTGGTAAGACTGGAGGAATCAATATTATTGATCTAGCCAATATAAATTCTTGTTCTTTTATTGCTACTCAGGATTTAGGAAAAGTCTACGATAATAAAACTTTTGAAATCATCGGTAGATTTGATAACTCTGACATACGAGGTTGCAATCTGATGGTCTTATAA